A segment of the Oncorhynchus tshawytscha isolate Ot180627B linkage group LG06, Otsh_v2.0, whole genome shotgun sequence genome:
GTTTGTTTGCCATATGGCTCGCCAGGTCAATCAATGCATCGTACGCTTAAAGGAGCAATATGCAGGAATCattccgccatttcctggttgcaaaaaattctaatagtccgcctaatttcagtttgtgacaaaacaaagtCATTCTACAGCCAAGCATTGGACCATCTAAACAGCTGTGAATAATTTGTTTGTATTTTCAGctatttgaagctggtgtaccaaACCGAATGTAAAAGACAGCAAAAACtaaacgggaagcatagaaattgtAGACAGAACAGATACACCACTgcttcttagactggctttcaatgagaatgacatatcTTTAACCatcatttctatgtgaatttagtgggttgcccaaaaagttaaaTATTGCAGTTTTAAGTTATGTGCAGGTTGAGTCATACCCGTAGTCCCCACGTAGTCCCCATATATGTGGAGCAGGCGGGTTTAGGGTTGTACCCTttatccacacaatatttcactACAGCCCAGTACAGGCATGAATTTTAAGCCTTACCCTTACCCGCAACGTTCAGGCCcacagtttctaaacccagaggtgcAACATCATGAGACTTCTGTgaatgcggcagggtagcctagtggttagagcgttggcctagtaaccggaaggttgtgagtacaaacccccgagctgacaaggtacaaatctgtcgttcccaggccgtcattgaaaataagaatgtgttcttaactgacttgcctggttaaataaaggtaaaattaaattaaatgcttGCCGAACAGGCCAAGTCAATAAGAGAAGTTAAAAATTATTCCTTTTTTAGGTGTTCGTTTCTCAATCGAAATGCACAACCTAGATTagagccaatgtcttaagtagttgaacatgttactccaacctcgtgaaaaTCACACGTTTTAATATTCTTTAAAAAGAAGAACAACTTATATGACTTATACCAAAGGATTTGATTTGACGGCCTGAACATATACAGTTAGGCGAGAAACGACCTTTGAACCCGATGACATGTTTTTAcagtttacatttgagtcatttaacagGCACTCTTGTTCAGAGctacttacaggagcaattagggttaagtgccttgctcaagggctcatcgacagatttttcacctggtctgctcggggattcgaaccggcaacctttcggtttctggCCCACCACTCTAAATCCGGTAGGCTATCTGTCGGATGAGCTTTGATAGCCAACGCTGCTATGACATCGACTAGAAGTGTGATCGGGGATTGAAGCAGTTATAGTAAAGTAGTTTTGTGaaacaatgctaactagcgttacccATAGACCTGAAGTTATTGCGCTATCTGCATACTTGACTCCGAAACATGTGTATCCACTAGTTCATCGGACTCTGGGGGAGTAGATAAAGggtctcattgccaaaatcctgaactaTCAAACTTTCTAAAAACAGAGCATGATGTTCTATGATCTATATTTGAACTGTAAAGAAACTAAAACAGTCAAACTGTCATTTGGAAATTTTGCACAGAGTTCAGTTTTTAGAGTTGTTGCATTTTCTCGGTGGTCCCTAACtttttctccccggtccctaaacgtCTTTGCTCCGCAAAAAAAAGTAGCGTTAACAGATTAACTAGATTGACGCATCCATTCTATCGATTTATGACATTCTGGTGAGGTTCTCTGTTATCTCTACTTTTTTTTGCGGAGCAAAGACATTCTTAGGTTTTATTTATTCTTCTAGGGCAGcatatgacagaagagaagctgcacgtatctaattatagacaagttgagtaACAAATAGGCCAACATTTTTACTCGAAAATTCAAAAAAAATCATTGCACCGTCTGGCTGTAGTCTACGGCACATTCTCTATATTAGCGGTTAAGGTGCAGGTGATTTCAACTTTATCACATCTAGATGGGCGGACAGGTTTTACACAGGTCATTACACGGGCTATTACACAGGTTATTACGCAGGTTATTACACGGGTTATTACACGGGTCATTACATGGGTTATTACATGGGTTATTACACAGGTTATTACACGGGTTATTACATGGGTTATTACACGGGTCATTACAcgggtcattgcccatttgcaCATGTTTCAAAAACTGACATTTTTGGTCCAAAATGTCTACTTTTCGTTACTGTGTTGAGAGTACTGCTGCACCATAATGATGAAGGCAATACATCCAGCTACTGAAACCGTTCGGTGTGTAAGCATACTGTCTATAAATCAACGTGATTAACCCTGTGTCTTCCCAGGTATCCTGAAGCAGGTGAAGGACTACATGAGACAGTGTAGGCAGTGCCAGAACAGACAGGACCGGAGAGGATTATCAGAGGACCGGAGTGGATCCAGACTGGTGGGCCGACCAGGGAGACCAAGGAGGGTCACAACCCCAGCCAGTGACGatgatgaggtggaggaggaagaggaggaggagatggacttGGTGACTTCCATTCATCACAAGACCAAGAGCCCCAGGACTGTGGCTAAACACGAACTGGTCTTTGTCAGTGTTgctgtattttttggggggggggatatagcCTAGTCACTTTACTGAAACTATACTGTCTAGTGTTATCTTAGGTCTCTCTgtctagtgttgtcttaggtctctctgtctagtgttgtcttaggtctctctgtctagtgttgtcttaggtctctctgtctagtgttgtcttaggtctctctgtctactgttgtcttaggtctctctgtctagtgttgtcttaggtctctctgtctagtgttgtcttaggtctctctgtcTAGTGTTGTCTTGGGTCTCTGTCTAGTGTTGTCTTGGGTCTCTCTGTCTAGTGTTGTCTTGGGTCTCTCTGTCTAGTGTTgtcttaagtctctctctctgtctagtgttgtcttaagtctctctctctctgtctagtgttgtcttaggtctctctctctgtctagtgttgtcttaggtctctctctgtctagtgttgtcttaagtctctctctgtctagtgttgtcttaagtctctctctgtctagtgttgtcttaggtctctctctgtctagtgttgtcttaagtctctctctgtctagtgttgtcttaggtctctctctctctgtctagtgttgtcttaggtctctctctctctgtctagtgttgtcttaggtctctctctgtctagtgttgtcttaggtctctctctctctgtctagtgttgtcttaagtctctctctgtctagtgttgtcttaagtctctctctgtctagtgttgtcttaggtctctctctgtctagtgttgtcttaagtctctctctctctctgtctagtgttgtcttaggtctctctctctctgtctagtgttgtcttagtctctctctgtctagtgttgtctctctctctgtctagtgttgtcttaggttgtctctctctctgtctagtgttgtcttagtctctctctgtctagtgttgtcttaagtctctctctgtctgtcttagtGTAGtgtgtcttaggtctctctctctgtctctctgtctagtgttgtcttgttgtcttaagtctctctgtctagtgttgtcttaggtctctctctctctgtctagtgttgtcttaggtctctctctctctgtctagtgttgtcttaggtatcTCTTCCAGGTGGACAGTAGTCGTGACTTCCTGTGTTATCTATCCAGGTGGACAGTAGTCGTGACTTCCTGTGTTATCTATCCAGGTGGACAGTAGTTGTGACTTCCTGTGTTATCTATCCAGGTGGACAGTAGTCGTGACTTCCTGTGTTATCTATCCAGGTGGACAGTAGTCGTGACTTCCTGTGTTATCTATCCAGGTGGACAGTAAGGGAGTGGTGAAGCAGTACCTTCCCAGACACGGTCAGACGATGCTGGACAAGCTGAACCAGCAGCGCCTCAACAACCAGTTCTGTGACATCACGCTTCTGATCGAGGGGGAGGAGCACAGGGCCCACAAGGCTGTGCTGGCCGCCTGCAGCGACTACTTTAATGAGCTGTTTATAGAGAAGGGAGCTGTGTCCAGTCACGAAGCGGTGGTCGACCTCTCAGGTAAGACATGGAGAAGGTGCTGGGTGAGGACGTCTGATAAATGACTCCAGTGTAAAGGACTCCAGACCACCAGAGGATGAATCGGGGGCACAAGTCTGTCGAGAGTAGTTATCAGAACAGCAGGAAAAAGGTCACCGTCCTGTGGCCGTATAGGTCCTGAGTTATAAAACGGTTGGATGATGTTTCCCTGTCATTATCATCTTTGGTCTGGTTTGGTCAGAGGAATaacccgtttctctctctctcccctcaggttTCAGCAAGGTCAGTTTCCTCCCCCTGCTAGAGTTTGCGTACACCTCCAACCTCTGCTTCAACTTCTGTGTGATGGCCGACGTTGCCACGCTGGCCCGACACCTCCTGATGGCCGAGGTCCTTCAGATCTGTGAGTCCGTCCACAAGAAGGTAGAGGAGCAGAAGCTGATGGTCTACCAGCAAGGAGACATCCACACGGTGGTGTCCAGCCAGCCTGCACCCCAACAGGCCCCGAATGAAGACCCTGGGGCCTACATTATGACTATCGGCAGCGACGGCCATGCCGTGGTGACTCATACTGGGCTAGCTGGAGCAGGGGAGGACCTGGACTCCCTGGCTGTCATGGCAAACACAGCAGAGTCCTTCAGAGGGGATCTGACGTCTGTAGTCAACCAGGCTCTGGGAGGTGAACCAGGGGAGACTATGACcgtggttggggaggcagggtcAGAGACGGTGACTCTAGTCACCCACAGTAGCCAGGCCCGGGTAGGCGAGTCGGTCACCCTCTTCTCCCCTACTGGAGAGACCGAGACCATGACGGTCGTGACCCACAGCGGCCAGGCCCGGGTAGGAGAGTCGGTCACCCTCTTCTCCCCtactggagagacagagaccatgACGGTTGTGACCCACAGCGGCCAGGCCGGAGCCAATGAGTCCCTGGCCGTGGTGTCAGCTTGTCTGGCCCTGGAGCAACAGCAGCATGATGAAGGGGACGAGGGGGACTCCCTCTCCATGGAGCCGGGGGCCTTCCTTATCAGCGTGGACCCAGGGAAGGTGGCCCCTACTGAGGTGGTCCATCTGGCTGTAGAGCCACCTGTAGTCCAGGTGGATCCAGCACCCCAGGAGGAGGAGACGTCGGCACACCAGACTGTGGATCCAGCACCCCAGGAGGAGGAGACGTCGGCGCACCAGACTGTCGATCCAGCACCCCAGGCCGAGCCCCAGCCCcccaagaggaagagaggacgtCCTGCCAAGGTGAAGCATGAGGTGATCGAGGAGCCAGAGTCTCCTGtcgaggaggaggtggtggaggtgccAGAGCCGGTCTCTACTCTTGCAGAGGAGGTTCAGAGGACCCATGACCCCTATAAGAGACGCCTACGGCAGCGTtccatgggggagggggggtacgTCAGGCTACACATGGGGCTGGAGGAGGACAAAGAGGACAAGAAGGGAGCCCAGACCCCACAGCGCCCCAGCACCCCCAAGGTAGGCTATAAGACAAACACCTGAACGGAATCACAGTCACTATAGACTCATGCATGGAGAATACATCAGTCTTTGCGCTTGTGTCTCtctcgtagaataatagtgaagacatcaaaactatgaaataacacatggaatcatgtagtaactaaaaaatgtgttaaacaaatcaaaatatattttatatttgagattcttcaaagtagccaccctttgccttgatgacagctttacactctctcagccagcttcatgaggaatgcttttccaacagtatttaaggagttcccacatatgctgagcacttgttggcagcttttccttcactctgcggtccgactcatcccaaaccatctcaattgggttgaggtcaggtgattgtggaggccaggtaatctgatgcagcactccatccaatctccttcctggtcaaatagcccttacacagcctggagctgtgttgggccattgtcctgttaaaaaacaaatgatagtcccattaagcgcaaacctgatgggatggtgtattgctgcagaatgttgtggtagccatgctggttaagtgtgccttgaattctaaataaatcactgtcagtgtcaccagcaaagaaccatcacacctcctcctccatgcttcacggtgggaaccacacatgctcagatttggactcatcagaccaaaggacagatgtccattgcttgtgtttcttggcccaagcaaatctcttcttattattattctgaggttggtatctctaatgaacttatcctctgcagcagaggtaactctgggtcttccgttctgtggcggtcctcctgagagccagtttcatcatagagcttgatggtttttgtgactgcacttaaagaaactatcgaagttcttgacattttccgtattgactgaccgtcatgtcttaaagtaatgatggactgtcatttctctttgcttatttgagttgttcttgtcataatatggacttgggtcttttaccaattagggctatcttctgtataccacctccttaccttgttacaacacaactgattggctcaaatgcattaaggaaagaaatttgaCAAATTTAAGttataacaaggcacacttgttaattgaaatgcattccaggtgactacctcatgaagctggttgagagaatgtcaagagtgtgcaaagctgtcatcaaggcaaaaggtggctactttgaagaatctctaatataaaatatatttagatttgtttaacactgtttttggttactacatgattccatatgtgttatttcatagtgttgatgtcttcactattactctacaatctAGAAAATAATTGGGGCTACACATTTTTTGTTAATTAAAATTAAAactaacccttgaatgagtaggtgtgtccaaacttaacttttgactggttgtgtgtgtgtgtgtgttaccatccTAACTGTTCTGTATCTCTTTTCCAAACCCCAACACCCTCAAGAAGAGGGGTAGACCCGCCAAGAGGCACGTTGAAGAGATGGAAGCTGCTGTGGCCGGTATGGAGAATGTTGTCCAGACAGAGACTGAGGGCGTCCAATCACCAGACGGCATTCTATATGGAGCACCTATCACAGAGCAGCCCGTGGGGCAGGGGCCAGAGCCGGGTCAAGGCCCCGCGCAgccagatggagggagtgaggtgGAGGGAGAACACGCCTGTTCAGAGTGTGGACTGTCGTTTCACAGGCGCTATGCGCTCATCATGCACACGCTCAAACACGAGAAGACCCGAGGATACAAGTGTACTGTACGTATGTATGATGTcagttggtccttttgtggcagggctgaaatgcagtggagatGTTAGTGTTGTCTCCAGGGTTCCCCTACAGGTGGCCTgcgggtgattttatttggccccccaagttttctgagcaggataaaggaggtgtatatatatatatatatatatatatatatgacgatTTAAAAAAAccgtttttatatatatataggtttAAAACATGTATATTAaaaatgtttatatttatattttatacatGCATAAACCTTTCtttgataaaaaaaatattaatttgtATATATGTAaaatctctctgtgtgtatttatAAACAGATTTTATATacaaattcatattttttgaTAAAAGGTTTATATTTAAACCTTTTTTGATTATCTATATTTGATATATACATAAACCTTTTTTTCATCAAAAAAATAtaaatttgtgtgtgtatgtatgtgtgtgtgtgtgtatatatatatatatatatatctatatctcagCATCAGCCAGGTGctggggggctgccataatcaacatccacgtcttcgtcGCCTGGGGAACAGTAATGAGATGTAATATTAAGGAGGGCAGTAATGGGTCCGTTTACACCATGGAGCTCTCAATGACTTATGTACAGTAACACCATCACATCCTTATCCTCTTTCATTCACGTTGGGAACAGGACTTGGTTGATAACATTATCTTTGTGATACTAGCTAGaccccttcctaatattgagttgaaacctccctccccctttttgccctcagaacagcctcaattcgtcactCAGggtatgtgatcgtatacaaatgtaagcacccGGCCATCCGATTGGTCCCGCTGCTATCTAGTGGACGATCCCTGCTGTGTGGTCTCACCAGACTGCAATGCTGACTA
Coding sequences within it:
- the zbtb11 gene encoding zinc finger and BTB domain-containing protein 11 isoform X1, producing the protein MSCEESYLAIRRYLTDEREPYAPGTHGNTKRKIRKAAACYVVRNGTLYYQRRQKGLDEFTELEVVLQAGRRKELIDESHIVTGEEHLNQHHTWESISQKYWWRGILKQVKDYMRQCRQCQNRQDRRGLSEDRSGSRLVGRPGRPRRVTTPASDDDEVEEEEEEEMDLVTSIHHKTKSPRTVAKHELVFVDSKGVVKQYLPRHGQTMLDKLNQQRLNNQFCDITLLIEGEEHRAHKAVLAACSDYFNELFIEKGAVSSHEAVVDLSGFSKVSFLPLLEFAYTSNLCFNFCVMADVATLARHLLMAEVLQICESVHKKVEEQKLMVYQQGDIHTVVSSQPAPQQAPNEDPGAYIMTIGSDGHAVVTHTGLAGAGEDLDSLAVMANTAESFRGDLTSVVNQALGGEPGETMTVVGEAGSETVTLVTHSSQARVGESVTLFSPTGETETMTVVTHSGQARVGESVTLFSPTGETETMTVVTHSGQAGANESLAVVSACLALEQQQHDEGDEGDSLSMEPGAFLISVDPGKVAPTEVVHLAVEPPVVQVDPAPQEEETSAHQTVDPAPQEEETSAHQTVDPAPQAEPQPPKRKRGRPAKVKHEVIEEPESPVEEEVVEVPEPVSTLAEEVQRTHDPYKRRLRQRSMGEGGYVRLHMGLEEDKEDKKGAQTPQRPSTPKKRGRPAKRHVEEMEAAVAGMENVVQTETEGVQSPDGILYGAPITEQPVGQGPEPGQGPAQPDGGSEVEGEHACSECGLSFHRRYALIMHTLKHEKTRGYKCTLCNKEFQYAASLRAHLARHKHQKSQRPTLVRVPQPHGEEGVEGDGRTKGRTKREFVCDICGKTLPKLYSLRIHMLNHTGVRPHSCRVCGKTFAHKHSLKMHRALHDAAKQFHCLLCDKSFVSKRSLEEHTSIHTGESKYLCTQCGRSFHRASGLSKHIKRHQPRPEVRGFPCNHCDKSFFEAKDLQQHMNKHLGLKPFQCQVCGKCYSWKKDWYSHVKSHSVAEPYKCNVCGKEFFEKALFRRHVKKATHGKKGRVKQNLERECEHCGRKFTQLREYRRHMNNHQGVKPFECLTCGVAWADARSLKRHVRTHTGERPYVCPECQEAHIDARSLRKHMTKYHGDLLPGKIMLEKDTLQFHNQGTQVEHAVSILASDLPPELRPVQPPPAEEIETVLITEETVEAVQAVQGDGVATLSDQSIMQVVNYVLSQQSVLPGGVKMEEQEVIQTMEVVHMAEVE
- the zbtb11 gene encoding zinc finger and BTB domain-containing protein 11 isoform X4; the protein is MSCEESYLAIRRYLTDEREPYAPGTHGNTKRKIRKAAACYVVRNGTLYYQRRQKGLDEFTELEVVLQAGRRKELIDESHIVTGEEHLNQHHTWESISQKYWWRGILKQVKDYMRQCRQCQNRQDRRGLSEDRSGSRLVGRPGRPRRVTTPASDDDEVEEEEEEEMDLVTSIHHKTKSPRTVAKHELVFVDSKGVVKQYLPRHGQTMLDKLNQQRLNNQFCDITLLIEGEEHRAHKAVLAACSDYFNELFIEKGAVSSHEAVVDLSGFSKVSFLPLLEFAYTSNLCFNFCVMADVATLARHLLMAEVLQICESVHKKVEEQKLMVYQQGDIHTVVSSQPAPQQAPNEDPGAYIMTIGSDGHAVVTHTGLAGAGEDLDSLAVMANTAESFRGDLTSVVNQALGGEPGETMTVVGEAGSETVTLVTHSSQARVGESVTLFSPTGETETMTVVTHSGQARVGESVTLFSPTGETETMTVVTHSGQAGANESLAVVSACLALEQQQHDEGDEGDSLSMEPGAFLISVDPGKVAPTEVVHLAVEPPVVQVDPAPQEEETSAHQTVDPAPQEEETSAHQTVDPAPQAEPQPPKRKRGRPAKVKHEVIEEPESPVEEEVVEVPEPVSTLAEEVQRTHDPYKRRLRQRSMGEGGYVRLHMGLEEDKEDKKGAQTPQRPSTPKKRGRPAKRHVEEMEAAVAGMENVVQTETEGVQSPDGILYGAPITEQPVGQGPEPGQGPAQPDGGSEVEGEHACSECGLSFHRRYALIMHTLKHEKTRGYKCTLCNKEFQYAASLRAHLARHKHQKSQRPTLVRVPQPHGEEGVEGDGRTKGRTKREFVCDICGKTLPKLYSLRIHMLNHTGVRPHSCRVCGKTFAHKHSLKMHRALHDAAKQFHCLLCDKSFVSKRSLEEHTSIHTGESKYLCTQCGRSFHRASGLSKHIKRHQPRPEVRGFPCNHCDKSFFEAKDLQQHMNKHLGLKPFQCQVCGKCYSCVWCYVLSGLWEVL
- the zbtb11 gene encoding zinc finger and BTB domain-containing protein 11 isoform X3: MSCEESYLAIRRYLTDEREPYAPGTHGNTKRKIRKAAACYVVRNGTLYYQRRQKGLDEFTELEVVLQAGRRKELIDESHIVTGEEHLNQHHTWESISQKYWWRGILKQVKDYMRQCRQCQNRQDRRGLSEDRSGSRLVGRPGRPRRVTTPASDDDEVEEEEEEEMDLVTSIHHKTKSPRTVAKHELVFVDSKGVVKQYLPRHGQTMLDKLNQQRLNNQFCDITLLIEGEEHRAHKAVLAACSDYFNELFIEKGAVSSHEAVVDLSGFSKVSFLPLLEFAYTSNLCFNFCVMADVATLARHLLMAEVLQICESVHKKVEEQKLMVYQQGDIHTVVSSQPAPQQAPNEDPGAYIMTIGSDGHAVVTHTGLAGAGEDLDSLAVMANTAESFRGDLTSVVNQALGGEPGETMTVVGEAGSETVTLVTHSSQARVGESVTLFSPTGETETMTVVTHSGQARVGESVTLFSPTGETETMTVVTHSGQAGANESLAVVSACLALEQQQHDEGDEGDSLSMEPGAFLISVDPGKVAPTEVVHLAVEPPVVQVDPAPQEEETSAHQTVDPAPQEEETSAHQTVDPAPQAEPQPPKRKRGRPAKVKHEVIEEPESPVEEEVVEVPEPVSTLAEEVQRTHDPYKRRLRQRSMGEGGYVRLHMGLEEDKEDKKGAQTPQRPSTPKRGRPAKRHVEEMEAAVAGMENVVQTETEGVQSPDGILYGAPITEQPVGQGPEPGQGPAQPDGGSEVEGEHACSECGLSFHRRYALIMHTLKHEKTRGYKCTLCNKEFQYAASLRAHLARHKHQKSQRPTLVRVPQPHGEEGVEGDGRTKGRTKREFVCDICGKTLPKLYSLRIHMLNHTGVRPHSCRVCGKTFAHKHSLKMHRALHDAAKQFHCLLCDKSFVSKRSLEEHTSIHTGESKYLCTQCGRSFHRASGLSKHIKRHQPRPEVRGFPCNHCDKSFFEAKDLQQHMNKHLGLKPFQCQVCGKCYSWKKDWYSHVKSHSVAEPYKCNVCGKEFFEKALFRRHVKKATHGKKGRVKQNLERECEHCGRKFTQLREYRRHMNNHQGVKPFECLTCGVAWADARSLKRHVRTHTGERPYVCPECQEAHIDARSLRKHMTKYHGDLLPGKIMLEKDTLQFHNQGTQVEHAVSILASDLPPELRPVQPPPAEEIETVLITEETVEAVQAVQGDGVATLSDQSIMQVVNYVLSQQSVLPGGVKMEEQEVIQTMEVVHMAEVE